The sequence below is a genomic window from Lolium perenne isolate Kyuss_39 chromosome 7, Kyuss_2.0, whole genome shotgun sequence.
CATAACAATGTAAAAAACCACAAAAGAATGCATAGATATATGTATTTACATCGAGTTTTTTTATGTCATGCAAACAAGAACGTTTACATCATGTCTATACTTACTTTCTTGTTGACTTccaacataagacaaagtttagacaTAAATATCATGTGCAGTTGCAAGAAAAAATAGGGGGTTGTAAATAACTGCACTTCCCGTAGACATGCTTGGTATGTTTCCAAACATTAAGACCTGCACCATTTTACTTTATTCCAATGGTAAAGCTAAAATTAATGTATGAGAAGATGGGAGCTGTGATGGAGTACATGAGTACATTGTAGTTATCGATGCATTCGGAAGGGCTGGTGATCTTGAAAAAATGGAATATATCTTTAGACTGATGAAATCTGACAATATAAAGCCTAACCGTGTTACCCTGTGTTCATTGATTAGAGCTTATGGATGGGCTGATCATGTTAAGAAAATAGAGACAGTGTTACGAATTGTCGAGAATTCAGACAAGATGTTGGATATTGTATTCGtcaactttttttttgaaacggaggcaaaagctttgcctcattctATTAATTAAGAGAAGTTTTTCGGACAAGATAGTCCTTACAAAACAGTATGGAACCGTGGTACAAAGGGATTACTCTCCTGGCAAAATTTCCCTAAGATGCTTATAACCCGCGGAAGCCCACAAGTGGTCCTCGCTCTTGATATTGTTGAGAATAACCAACAAGTGCAGAGCATGCTTGTTGCCAAAAACCCTCACATTCCTCTCGTTCCAAATTTCCCAAAGGACAAGCAAGGAGAGGGAGGCGATGGCTTTGGTTTTGGAGCGGCGTTGGTTGTCATGAAGTCCCACCACGTCTTGATGGAAAGATCCACCCAAAGGTTTGGTAGGATACCGGGAAGGCCCAACCAATCCCTAATGGAGCTCCAAAGATGCACGGAGTACTGACAATGGATGAAAAGGTGGCTAACCGACTCCGTCACTTGCTTGCAAAGAGGACACAAACCGCAATCTGTCCACCCCCACTTTTGAAGCCGGTCCACGGTCCAAATCCTATTTTGAGTAAGGAGCCATGCGAAGAACTTGACCTTGGGAGGGGCCCAAGCCTTCCACACCGTCTTATGAAGGGAGGAGAAAGTGGAGCCAAGAAATTGCAATTCATAGGCCGACTTGGCCGATTATTGCCCATTTGCCGTGAGCTTCCAAGATATATCATCGGCGACCTCCTCGTTTAGATGCACACCTTGAAGTTTTACCCATAGTTCCACAAATTGTGAAAGATGGTCTGTGGTGAAGCTCTCATCAAGGGTGATTTTCCGCACCCAAGCATTGCCCTCCAACGCTTTATTGACCTTCCAAGATTTTCTTTTCGAGGAAGCGAAGATGAGAGGTGCTATGTCCTTGGGCTTCCCCCCTTCGAGCTGAGTGGCGTCCCAAAAGGAAGTCTTGCAACCGTTACCAATGGCAATGGTAGTTGCGGTGTAGACGGTGTCCATGTCCTCCTCGGAGCATGGGTTGGTGGAGCCCTCCCAAATCTTAGTACTATCCTTCCATTCAAGCCATGGCCAACATAGACGAAGAGCCGTGGCAAATTTATCCAAGTTCATGACACCAAGCCCCCCAAGCTTATTTGGGCGGCACACAGTTTTCCAATTAACTTTGCATTTGGCACCGGTAGTATTATCCTTAGCCGACCAAAGAAATGCCATCTCAATTTTATTGATGAACTTTGTAGTACCCGGCGGTAGGAAAAGTGGTGTGAGTAGTAGGTGGCTTGCGAAGTAATCACCGATCTAACAAGCTCCGTGCGCCCGGCCATGGTGATGAAATTGCCTCCCCAAGACGGAAGCTTTCCAGAGCATTTGTCTTCAAGATGTTGAAAGTCAACCCTCTTGAGTTGCCAAACCGAGAGCGGGAGATCAAGTTGCTTCAAGGGGAAGGAGGTTTTAGTAGCCGGGATGCCCTCAAGAATATCCTCAAGATTGATCCTATTGCACCGGATAGGGACGACGGAGCTCTTTTGGAAGTTAGTGCAAAGACCGGTGACCTCCCCAAAGCTCTCAAGAATTTTAGCCAAGTTGATTATGTCCTCACGGAAGGGAGCAACAAAGACCGCCGCGTCATCCGCATAAAGGGAGGTACGCATAATACTTCCACGCCCACGAAGCTTGTGAAGGAGACCATGGCGGGTAGCACCTTCAAGGATCTTGGTCAAAGGGTCGATGGCGAGCACAAAAAGAAGCGGAGAGAGTGGGTCTCCTTGTCTAAGCCCATGTCCATGCACAATGGGATTTCCGGCGATGCCATTAAGGAGATGCATACATGAGGGTTGGGTGTTTGGCAGAGATGTGGGATGGTCTCAATATGATGAAGTTAGAACGAATAACATAAGACACAGTAACATGCACTACCATGGTTAAATGGTTTCTCATCAAAGGGATTGATGATCATTGTGTTCAGTACCTACGTGACCTAAAAATATGGTCGATAATAAGTAGGTCTGAACATTTAAAAAGTTACTGAGCTGATTGATTCTGTTCTCTGCATTTTTCTCCAAGGAGATGGAACAACCTGCGCCGAAACCTCAGCTAATGTGCACTTGGCAGAGATGTGTCGATCCTATTCTTCTCTTTCATCCTTTTAAGTAGTAATATGAACGTTACTGAATCGAACATTTATTGGAGGCAATTTAGAGCTGAAGCACAAGTTTTGTTTTAGAAGTTGAACACCAAAGTATAGAACTATCTGGTAGCTTTTTTCTGATAGCAAAGTTGCCTTTGGTTATGGCATCCCAAGAAGGAGTTGATGTTGGCAAAAGAATCTGAACTAGTTTTCACGAATAAAGGGAAGTGTAGCCTGCAGAGGTTCTCTGCTTCGAAGATTCAACTTAACAAAAAGTAGAAAACCCTTCACGAGTTCAGGTTTGCTGTTTGTACTGTCTAGTGTCTACTCTTGTTACTTTCATACTTTGCCAATAGCTGAATAACCACCTGTCCAATAGTTTCTGAATCCGAATATGGTTCGTGCCTCGTGGAACTACCTTTATTTCCTGCCGAATATTTTGACATCCAGTAATGGGCTAATGGCTATTTTTAAACCAAATGAATTTGTGCAAAATTATTTTATCTCGATATCGGCATCTTGTTGTGCTGTATAACGACATTAATTATTTAGTGTTGTTCTGATCTGGGATCTGTGCATGTGAGCCACCACAATTACCCAAATCAAAGCTGTCTCTTCTACCATGGTATGTACTGTATTACGTTTGTAATACAAACTATTGTACGATGTCATGAATCCTGATGACTTCTGCTTTTCGTTTTTCTTTGATGATGATATGTGAACTTAGGCTTTTCGTTTACTTGATATCATCTTAAGCTTTTGCATTTTGTGTACTACCTTTGTAAAAAAAACTGAACTTACGGGTTTTCTGGGTATTTTGCCTTGTTCCAAGACCTGGGTGAGTCTTGTTAGTTTGGCATTGAGCTGGAGTAGATTAGTTTCGACGACATTTGTGGCTGCTGCCTAGCCCCTACTGCCGTATGAGTACCAAAATCTTCCAACCTACAAAACGGAATCAGTGCTACTACTATATTTATATACGATACAGTTGTGCCGACGTCGGTGGCTAAGCAGCTTGTGCAACTGCAGCCGTGCCGGGCCAAACACAGCTAAGTGCTAGCTAATTAACCTGCGCAGAGGCTGATCTGATCGTTTATAGTTGGTCGTGTGGCACTTGGTACAGTGGGGAAATATCTAATGCCGCCACTCCGTGCACACACCACATGAACAGTAGAGAATGCACGAAATCGATGTAGAAGATACCGTTATGATCTGCTTTGAGGTTAAATAAACTACTGACTCGGACCCTGAACAGAAGTAACAATAGAATAGTTCAGATGTAAGATTAGTGCAACACAGAGGAGGAGAAAGCGGCTTCTTTTTTTCACTACGATGTGGCTTttctttgctgttcttctttccaTGGTTAGATTGGATTAGAATATTTCCAGGAAAAGTGTAGTGAAAGTTGTCAAAATAGTGATTCTGAATTGGATCAGAACATCGTTAGTACGATTGCAAGCCGTAGGATCTTAACTTTTAGAATCGTAAAATCTTAGACTCTACTTACTCCAGAATCGTAAAATCGTTCACTTAATTTGGGTGGCAAAATCGTTGGATCCATAGTAGAATCACGATTTTGACAACTATAAGCGTTACAAAGCAATATTTGTTCCGCTGGCCACACACACCCAGCTCACACCACAACACATAACATATACCAGGTTCCTGAAGACCATCCAGCTGGGTTCAGAGTTATTAGTGCCAGACGATTCGTCCGGCCCCTCGAACCGAACGAACACCGCGTAGAGGAGCTGGGCATCAAGCTCGTCATTGCTCCACCGAGACGCACACTCATGTGGGTGTGTGGTAGGCTGCTGGCCGGCTACAAACGTACAAAGTTCAGTGTACTTTTGAATGATTGGATTGGCCCAATGTTCTGTTAGGAATTAATCCATGCTAGCTTCCATAGTTCCATAGTATAGTTAGGACTCAGGAGACTTGTAACCTGGACTTGGCAAACTGTGTCTGGCGTGCGGCGCCAAACTAAAGCCTCGGAGTTGAAGGAGAGAGCACCATTTGGAAGCATGGAACCTCTCCTTTTCCCTACTCTTCCACTCCCTGTGTCGCTCTCGTTCCTGTGACTTgacggagaaggtggaggatggaCCGCCCAGCTGTTGGTTGCACACTGAAAGCTCAAGCAAAGGCGGCCGATATATTCCCTCTAGACCGAGGCATCTGGTTTTTTTCCTGCTCGATCCGTCTCTAGATTGCGAAGAGGAACACCTGGAGATGCACTTTCGTAGGCCAATGCTTTTCTTTTGAAACGAGGGCAAAAACTTTGTTTTAAATGGCTCAATTTATTAATATTTCACCTAAATGGTTCGCATCCGCTAAAATCTACGAACTGGCCTTCCTCTTAATTTTATATAAGGTGATTTGTTTCCAGAACGAAGTGTTGCCTGCTAGCGGAGTGGCTAAGCTCATTAGGGCTGAGCTAGAGTTGCTAAGGTTGGCGCGGGCAAATGTTTTTTTTTAGGAGTGCTCGTGGTTCAGTGTTGTTGTTCCAGGACGCGGTTGCCCCAGTGTTTTCTCTTTGGGGTCTTTTGTAATTGGATTGTTTTTCCCTCTTCTATAATGAAAAAGGCAGAGCACCTGCTGTTACCGTCAAAAATATATAAGGTGATTTGGGTTGGGTTGATCCTTGCTTGTTGTAGAAATCGGGGATTCCAGTCCACTCTTTGATGAGTCCCCAAAGCAAAGACGGATGGTGTATCAGCAATCGACGAAAATGTGATCAACTTTGATTGCAAAGGGAGCAGCACAATCCACAAAAACTCCATGATTTTCTTTGAGCATGCAGTGTATTTTCTGAGTGCCAAGTTCTTTCAGCAGATATGCTTGTCATTACCAAAAAGGGTAAAGGAGTATATATACCTTAGTGTGTGCTGATGATTCTGACCGTCTTTACGGACGAGTGCTTCACCTCTCTTTCCATTATTCCACGATGATAGGCATCGATCATTCAATTGGGTCTACATCCAGGTCGAGATCTTCTCCTGTCTAAGTCCATTCAGAAAAGTATACAAGTTCAGTGGATTAATTAATTCATTAAGTTCAGAAAACTAGGAAATACAGGAGAAAGAAAAATGGTGCCCACGACCCTCTTACCTGGTACACAGGCAAGCTCCAGTTACCAGGAACCACAGGAATGTTTCAGAGAGCTCCACGGTGGACCAACTCGCTCACACTCGTATATTTACGTCGTGTCAGCGTCCCGTTTACGTCTGAATAATTAATCTAAGGAGGAAGATGAACAGGTCAGGAAAATCGGATTAAGTATAAGTCACTGCCTGCTTTGCCTTGCTTGGTTGGAACGACTCGTTCGTTCCTGTGGACGCACGCAGGCAGACTTGTCAAACAGTCAATCTCCGGGAAGACTGGGCTGGACGCTCCTCCGTCGCATTGCATAGGGAGAGTTGGAGTCCGGGGAATACGTGGGAGTATGCGCATCTTTCGGTCCGAAGCACCGGGTCAATGTTTCTCCTGTTCGAAGAGAATTTTTGTACTACTCGTGTCTCCCAAATGATCTCAGGCAAAAGCATAGAGTTGGTCGATCGGGTGATCTCGTGGCGTGGTGCTATGTTTGGGGTGCATCCGTTCCTAGTAACGTCCCAAACGCACGCAATTTGGTTTTTTAGAAATGGAATTTATATCAAAATAGTATCGTCATGTTCAAAAGATATTGTTAAAGTTCCCGTCACAAACCGTTGATACGTCGGCTAGAATATTACAAAACCGACGCAAAAAAAACCCTAAAAGAACAGGTTGGTTTCCGACATCAACAGCAGCTCGGGCTCGTCCAAAACCACGGCGTTGGCCTGCTCGCTCCGTGTTGAAGTTGTCGTCGCAGTCGCAGATGTAGTGGCCGATGTCAATGTTGTCGCAGATGCAGTCCTccttgccgttgctgaggccgacGGGAACAGTTTCCCAAAGCCTTTGAGCGGCAATTTCTTGCAAGATCATATCGCTATAGAACATGTGTGTCGCCTTCACCTCTTCGTGTTTGTGATCAAGATCATGAATTTCTCCTCCCTTTTCTTCACGGCGATTATCTTCTTGTTgatcatgatattctcttcttgcTTTAACAAGGTCTTCCACCTCTCATCACTCTTTTCGCCCTGAACGAGCAAGTTTGGAGAGACATCAGCGAGGCACATATTGATCGACCTTGCTCCCTTTCGGATGATGCCGTTTCAACCATGGCTAGCTTGGCCTTCTTGTTGTCGTAGGGTGTCCTGCTGAGGTTGCTAGCGGCATTTCACAATCAATGATGTTATCGGCTGTCTTCGCTAATTGAAGGCGTGTTTGCCTTCACTTCTAACGCTCTTTGAGCTTGATGTAGCAATGCAACAAGGCGAATTCTTTGCCTTTGTTTCTGGACCGGTACATGTGTGGTGCATGGTCCAACtaaatcagaaaaaaaaaactaagacATCAATGCACCACAGATCAACAAAACATACACAATTAATAAGGACATGCAAGCACTTACCATATTGCTCGCGGTCATGCCACTCTCGTTCTAGTTTCTATTTTTTGCATGGTAGCCATGTAATTGGTTCACTGATGCTTGTCTGGTACCCTACTAGGTTGACATAGCTTTTTGCCTCCTCTTCACTTGCATTTGGGAATAATACTTGTCGAAGAACTTATTGTCATCAAACTCCATTTTAATCCTCTTCCAATGGAGGCCATTATGTTGATTGGCTCTGGTGATCGCATCAATACTCACCGTCTTTAAAGAATCACACAAACACATATCTTCCAACACCTTCCACTTAGGACCTCGTGTGCCAGTCATTTTTCACTAAAAAAGCCCTCCCTTATCTGTGGATTTTTTTGGGTGGCAGAAGCAAAAAGTATCTATAAAAGGTTTTGGCCGACGTATGCTATTTCTTGGTAGCTATCAAAGTTGGCGAACAATTTTACGTAGTGATCCAGTCGATACTGGCACAAAAATGTGCCGTGGTAGGTGTCATACAAGAGTGACACTCTTTTATGCCATGCTAGGGAACTGAGGCATTAATCAGGGGCGGAGCCAGGAAACTTTGTTAGAGGGGGCAAGGATGTGCCAAACGGAGCAAAAATATTTGCTAAGTGGGGGCAAATCACCATTTAGCCATACATATTACAAAGAGACTAAAAACtgagtgggggcagctgcccccctggCTAACACATTGGATCCGCCCATGGCATTAATTATTGCACTCCACCCTTAGTTGAGGGTTCCCACGCAAGAGAAATGGCAAACACACCTTGTTGATTGGTTAGGCTTGTTTCGTTGGCTAGTGTGATCCACCACTGCCGCGACTTGGATTTATATATCGCTCTTCACTCAGCAATCGGCCTAAGGCAACGGCGATGGGTGTAAGAGACGGTTGACGTACCTGACGGCGAGGCAGAGGAGCGCCCGACGGGAAAGCGTAGGAGCAACCGGTGACGACAAGAAGATGCAAGTTTAGTGGATGGGATGGATAAGTAAGTTACTCATtttcgccatgatctagtttggggCTTTTTCTGGATCTATTTTAGTACTTCGATCTCAGTAAGATAATTGCATGGTTTTTTGATCAGGCTGACATTTTTTTCGACAAAGGATGCTTCATTACTCAAGAATATTCAAGCATTACATCCAacctctgcataactaagatgcacacaaccGTTCGAGTATCAAGTCtgaaaaacaaataaaaatggATAAAAAGGAGCCAAAATAGACAATGCTTGTTGGCTTCAATCCGCCTaatatgcagccacccatgttgggaaataaactccTTAACCATGTTCTCCAACCGTTTAGACACCTTCATAAAGAGGTCTCGGTCCTCCAAGCACTGGAGTGGCGATCACGAACGGAGCAAAGCCGTACATCGGTAAATGACCTGTATGAGATAAGAATTTTTTTCACTGAAAACCTTGTCATTTATACATAGCCACAGCGACCATACAACTGCAATCGTGCCCACTCTGATAAGCGTTTTATACCTAGTATCtaccccatttagccaattgccaaataTATTTGCAACGCTACGAGGCAGATATAAGGTAGAACCCATCtgaatgactgaccatatagatctagcaaaccTACAGTTGAAAAAAAGATATTTTATTGTCTCATCTTGATGATAGAAAAGACATGTCTTACAACCGTGCTAGTTACGTTTAACAAGGTTATCTTTGGTTAAAATCACACCTCGGTGAAGGTACCACGCAAAAATTTCATTTtcagtggtatcttcatcttccaaatgaaTTTATTATTGAGAATCGGTTGACTGGGAATGGTCAGCGCCCTATACATTGAATTGACCGAGAAAACACCGTTCTTCGTAAGGATCCATCGGAATTCATCAGTTCCTTGAGCTAATTGTATTGAAGCTAACCTCTGTAAAAATTCATTCCAACTAGTCAGACGGGGACCAATTAGATCACGCCTGAACATCATAGAGGGAGGAGAAGTTTCCATAACCTTCTGCAAGGTGTCTCCAACAAAATTGTACAAAGAAAGATATTGTTTCTGAAGATTAGTTGTTTACAACCACATATCTTCCTAGAACCTAATCTATGCCCCATTTGTTATGAAGAACGACCCAAAAGGGAAAAAGTGCTTCTTAGTTGCCATAATGCCAGCCAAAAAGCGAGAATCTCCGGGTTTCCAAAAGACCTGAGCTAACGCCTTTGAGCCCACATACTTTTTCCTTACTAGTTGTTGTCATATACCATTCTCAGTTAATAACCTGGCCAACCATTTTCCTAGCAAAGCCCTGTTCTTAACTTCAAGATCCTGAACACCAAGTCCAGAGCTTGATCTTTTGGATGGCATACAACAC
It includes:
- the LOC139833542 gene encoding uncharacterized protein; protein product: MNLDKFATALRLCWPWLEWKDSTKIWEGSTNPCSEEDMDTVYTATTIAIGNGCKTSFWDATQLEGGKPKDIAPLIFASSKRKSWKVNKALEGNAWVRKITLDESFTTDHLSQFVELWVKLQGVHLNEEVADDISWKLTANGQ